The following are encoded together in the Bradyrhizobium algeriense genome:
- a CDS encoding DNA alkylation repair protein, whose product MSAATDVMAELALLENPKLRAANEERGDDHGVNLSAVRAVAKRLKTQHELAKELWTTGDTAARLLATLIARPKAFSADELDTMIHDIRAPKLLDWFITNIVKPGKHAEELRQRWKDGTDLVGRAGWSLTTDRVVKRAAGLDLDGLLDQIEMEMKDAPAPKQWSMNHCLAEIGIHHPKYRARAIGIGEKLQVLIDYPASPGCTPPYAPVWIAEMVRRQKALA is encoded by the coding sequence ATGTCCGCAGCTACTGACGTCATGGCCGAACTGGCCTTACTGGAAAATCCAAAGCTGCGGGCAGCCAATGAAGAACGCGGCGACGATCATGGCGTCAATCTGTCTGCCGTGCGTGCGGTCGCTAAGCGCCTGAAGACCCAGCATGAGTTGGCAAAAGAACTCTGGACCACCGGTGACACGGCTGCACGGCTGCTGGCGACCCTGATCGCCAGGCCAAAAGCCTTCTCCGCCGATGAGCTCGACACGATGATCCACGACATTCGCGCGCCAAAGCTTCTGGACTGGTTTATCACCAACATCGTCAAGCCCGGGAAGCACGCCGAAGAGCTGCGTCAACGCTGGAAGGACGGCACGGATCTGGTCGGACGCGCCGGCTGGAGCTTAACGACTGATCGCGTGGTCAAACGTGCTGCCGGGCTGGACCTGGACGGCCTGCTGGACCAAATCGAGATGGAGATGAAGGATGCGCCTGCACCCAAGCAGTGGTCGATGAACCACTGCCTCGCCGAAATTGGCATCCATCACCCCAAGTACCGCGCTCGCGCCATCGGCATTGGCGAAAAGCTTCAGGTGCTCATCGACTATCCGGCGTCGCCGGGCTGTACGCCGCCTTATGCGCCAGTCTGGATTGCTGAGATGGTGCGTCGTCAAAAGGCGTTGGCGTAG
- a CDS encoding EAL domain-containing protein produces the protein MIHARRLVRKAAKAILRNAPLQIALFFLPLVWIGYFAITSSERAEALQQARAHGNSVAELFEENTERIFERVDQSLRVARALYVQNPDTFSLKFWADKAQMASGDVVQFALIGRDGYLFDTTTGYSGPPLYLGDREHFIKVMEMAEDRLYVAKPVLGRASNKWTIQLARKLFDNDKNPAGVVVGSISVDLIGRFYDTAKLGVGGTLVLRNADYIVLAARGIDQSTVLAQRSPGHVEGELGDGSHSQYWNWGRSEGRPNRSNRLVTARRSHAFPLIFTAGISEPEIYSRAQARQKIYLGGALLLTFIILGATALHWRRQKALYAAQRELRDSVSKFEDALRNLPQGLSMFDGQDRLIAFNRQWLDAYGLSPEDVRIGMNFREVFAKQDAVRDLDAYLADLNERLAKSEQTSNTVQFPDGRVIYISYGRRESGGWVATHEDITERKASEDRIERLAHYDSLTGLANRNLFKGSLDEALDKYLLQHTPFAVLLLDLDRFKSVNDALGHQCGDALLKEVAGRIKAQVREVDTAARIGGDEFALVVVPESSALQDSAATLAARLVQAIAEPYEIDGHPVVIGCSIGVAVVPEHGTRTDEILRNADLALYKSKNAGRNCFNLYSPELKAEADQRDILEIELREAIWREEIEVFYQPVFKLSTGRATSVEALARWRHKTRGLIPPAEFIPVAEESGLIGELGNLVLAKACRHAVMLPDDIKVAVNLSALQFASGSLVDCVMVALTDSGLAETRLELEITESVFLADSQENLKTLERLKRLGVSIALDDFGVGYSSLSYLTAFPFNKVKIDKSFIDKIGRSETLAVLGSIVQLAKTLNLSIVAEGVETHEQVEKIRSLGIAMCQGYFFSKPVPFGELLPQVLSEQVLSEQVLSESERQAVA, from the coding sequence GTGATTCACGCCCGCAGATTGGTCCGCAAAGCCGCAAAAGCGATCCTGCGAAATGCCCCGCTGCAGATCGCGCTGTTCTTCTTGCCGCTTGTGTGGATCGGCTACTTCGCGATCACGTCTTCGGAACGGGCGGAAGCGCTGCAACAGGCGCGGGCTCACGGAAACAGTGTCGCCGAATTGTTTGAGGAAAATACCGAGCGGATATTCGAAAGGGTGGATCAGTCACTGCGGGTCGCGCGGGCGCTTTACGTGCAGAATCCGGACACCTTCAGCTTGAAATTCTGGGCCGATAAAGCCCAGATGGCCAGCGGCGACGTGGTTCAGTTCGCGCTGATCGGACGGGACGGCTATTTGTTCGATACGACGACCGGCTACTCCGGCCCGCCGCTCTATCTCGGGGACCGGGAGCACTTCATCAAGGTGATGGAGATGGCCGAAGATCGGCTTTATGTCGCAAAGCCGGTGCTCGGGCGGGCATCGAACAAATGGACCATCCAGCTCGCAAGAAAGTTGTTCGACAACGACAAAAATCCGGCGGGCGTCGTTGTAGGCTCGATCAGTGTGGACCTGATTGGCAGGTTCTACGACACCGCAAAGCTCGGTGTCGGAGGAACCCTCGTTCTCAGAAATGCCGACTACATCGTGCTCGCCGCGCGGGGAATAGATCAGAGCACGGTGCTGGCACAGCGCAGTCCCGGCCACGTTGAAGGCGAGTTAGGGGACGGCTCCCATAGCCAATATTGGAATTGGGGCCGGAGCGAAGGTCGCCCGAACCGGAGCAACAGATTAGTCACCGCGCGCAGATCGCACGCTTTTCCGCTGATCTTTACCGCCGGCATTTCGGAGCCGGAGATCTATTCGCGCGCTCAAGCCAGGCAGAAAATCTATCTCGGCGGAGCGCTTCTGCTCACCTTCATCATCCTGGGGGCGACCGCGCTCCACTGGCGAAGACAGAAGGCTCTCTACGCCGCACAGCGCGAATTGCGCGATTCCGTGAGCAAGTTCGAGGATGCGCTGCGAAACCTGCCGCAAGGGCTGAGCATGTTCGATGGTCAGGATCGCCTGATCGCGTTCAATCGACAATGGCTCGACGCCTATGGGCTTTCGCCGGAGGATGTGCGGATCGGCATGAATTTCCGCGAGGTGTTTGCAAAGCAGGACGCTGTGCGCGATCTCGACGCCTATCTGGCTGACCTGAACGAGCGGCTCGCCAAATCGGAACAGACCTCGAACACGGTGCAGTTTCCGGACGGCCGCGTCATCTATATTTCCTATGGACGGCGCGAGAGCGGTGGCTGGGTTGCGACCCACGAAGACATCACCGAACGCAAGGCTTCGGAGGACCGGATCGAGAGGCTGGCTCACTATGACAGCCTGACCGGCCTTGCCAATCGTAACCTGTTCAAGGGGTCGCTTGACGAAGCGCTGGACAAGTATCTTCTGCAGCATACGCCGTTCGCCGTGCTCCTGCTGGATCTCGACAGGTTCAAGTCCGTCAACGACGCACTTGGCCACCAATGCGGCGATGCGCTTCTCAAAGAGGTCGCTGGTCGAATCAAGGCGCAGGTCCGGGAGGTCGATACGGCGGCCAGGATCGGCGGTGACGAGTTTGCGCTGGTCGTGGTACCGGAGTCGTCCGCGCTGCAGGACAGCGCCGCGACACTCGCCGCGCGGTTGGTCCAGGCAATTGCCGAACCCTATGAAATAGACGGCCACCCGGTCGTGATCGGATGCAGCATCGGCGTCGCCGTGGTGCCCGAGCATGGCACGCGCACCGATGAAATTCTTCGCAATGCCGATCTTGCGCTCTACAAGTCGAAGAATGCCGGTCGAAATTGTTTCAATCTCTACTCGCCGGAGCTCAAGGCCGAAGCCGACCAGCGCGACATCCTTGAAATCGAGCTGCGCGAGGCGATCTGGCGCGAAGAGATTGAGGTCTTCTATCAGCCTGTGTTCAAGCTCTCTACGGGCCGCGCGACGTCGGTTGAGGCCCTGGCGCGCTGGCGCCACAAGACCCGAGGCTTGATCCCTCCCGCTGAATTCATTCCGGTGGCGGAAGAGAGCGGACTGATCGGCGAGCTCGGCAATCTGGTGCTCGCCAAGGCGTGTCGCCACGCCGTGATGCTGCCGGATGATATCAAGGTTGCCGTCAACCTGTCTGCTCTGCAATTTGCGAGCGGCAGTCTCGTCGATTGCGTGATGGTCGCGTTGACAGACAGCGGACTTGCCGAAACACGGCTCGAGCTCGAGATCACCGAGAGCGTCTTTCTGGCTGACAGCCAGGAAAATCTCAAGACGCTCGAGCGCCTGAAGAGGCTTGGCGTTTCCATTGCGCTCGACGATTTCGGCGTCGGCTATTCGTCACTATCCTATCTGACCGCCTTTCCGTTCAACAAAGTCAAGATCGACAAGTCCTTCATCGACAAGATCGGTCGCTCC